Genomic window (Mesorhizobium sp. M4B.F.Ca.ET.058.02.1.1):
GGGTGGTGAATGGTCAGTAGTGAGTAGTTGGTAGTGAGAGCCCCTTCTATTCACTATTCACTATTCACTATTCACTATTCACTATTCATCCATTCACGCGCCTTGCATCGCTGACGCTCGAATTGTCCTTGAGCTGCGAGAGCAGCCGGTTCAGGTGCTTGAGATCCCAGACCTCAAGATCGATCAGCATTTCGGTGAAGTCGGGCGCGGTGCGCACCATCGACAGTGTATGGATGTTGGCATCGTTCGAGGCAACGACCTGGGCGATGTCGGCAAGCGAGCCCGGCGCATTGATGGCCGTGACCGAAATGCGCGCCGGGAAACGCTCCTTGGTGCGCTCGTCAATATCCCAGCGCACATCGATCCAGCGCTCGGGCTGGTCGTCAAAGGCCTGCAGCGCCGGCGACTGGATCGGGTAAATGGTGATGCCGGTGCCGGGCTGGATGATGCCGACGATGCGGTCGCCAGGCACGGCACCCTCCGGCGCGAAGCGAACCGGCAAATCGCCGCGCACGCCGCGGATCGGAACCGCGCCATCGCGCGGCTGGTCCTTGTCCTTGCGCGCGGCGCGGCCGGGCATCTGGAACAGCATTCCGGCGGCGTTGCGGATCTTCGACCAGCCCTCCTCCCTCTGCTTGGGGGCGCCGACCGTGACGCGCTCGTCCTTATAGTCGGGGAACACCGCCTTCATGACGTCGGTCGAGGCCAGTTCGCCGCGGCCGACGGAGGCGAGCACGTCGTCAATGTCCTTGCGCGCCAGCCGGTGCAGCACCGGCTTCAGGCTCTCCTTGGTGAAATTCTTGCCGGCGCGCTCAAAGGCGCGCTCCAAAATGCGGGCGCCGAGGCCGGAATATTGCTTGCGGATGGCATTCTTGGTGGCGCGGCGGATGGCGGCGCGCGCCTTGCCGGTGACGACCACCGATTCCCAGGCCGCCGGCGGCACCTGCGCCTTGGAGCGGATGATCTCGACCTCGTCGCCATTCTTCAACTCCGTCATCAGCGGCATGATGCGGCCATTGACCTTGGCGCCAACGCACGTGTCGCCGACATCGGTGTGGACGGCATAGGCGAAGTCGATGGGGGTCGCGCCACGCGGCAGCGCGATCAGCATGCCCTTTGGCGTGAAGCAGAACACCTGGTCCTGGAAGAGCTCCAGCTTGGTGTTCTCGAGGAAGTCCTCCGGGTTGTCGCCTTCCGCCAGTTGCTCGATGGTGCGCCGCAGCCAGGCATAGGCGTTGGTCTCCTTCGAGATGGCATGGCCGGCGCCATTCGTCTTGCCGCCAGTATCCTTGTAGATCGAATGCGCGGCGACGCCGTATTCGGCGATCTTGTTCATCTCGCGGGTGCGGATCTGCAATTCGACGCGCTGGCGCGACGGGCCGACGATGGTGGTGTGGATCGAGCGGTAGTCGTTCTGCTTGGGAGTCGAGATGTAGTCCTTAAAGCGGCCGGGCACCATCGACCATGTCGTGTGGATGGCGCCGAGCGCCCGGTAGCAATCCTCGACGGTGTCGACGACGACGCGGAAGCCGAAGATGTCGGAAAGCTGCTCGAAGGAGAGCGCCTTGGCCTCCATCTTGCGGAACACCGACCACGGCTTCTTCTGACGGCTTTTGACGCTGGCCCTGATCGCATGCTTTTCGAACAGACCGGACAGCGCCTTTTCGATCTCGGTCAGAACGCCCTTATTGCGCTCGAATATCTCGGCGAGCCTCGCGGTGACGGCGCGGTAGGCTTCCGGATTGATGTAGCGGAAGGCGATCTCCTCCAGCTCCTCGCGCATGCCCTGCATGCCCATGCGACCGGCGAGCGGCGCATAGATGTCCATCGTCTCCTCGGCGATGCGCAGGCGCTTGGCTTCGGGAACATGGTCGAGCGTGCGCATGTTGTGCAGGCGGTCGGCGAGCTTGACGAGCAGCACGCGCACGTCCTCGGAGATCGCCAGCAGGAGCTTGCGCAGGTTCTCCGCCTGCTCGGCCTTCTTGGAGACGAGGTCGAGCTTCTTGAGCTTGGTCAGGCCCTCGACCAGCTTGCCCATTTCCGGCCCGAACAATTCGTCGATCTCGGCCCTGGTCGCGGTGGTGTCCTCGATCGTGTCATGCAGCAGGGCAACCGCAATGGTCGCTTCGTCCATATGCATATCGGTGAGGATGGCGGCGACTTCGAGCGGATGCGAGAAATAGGGATCGCCGGAAGCGCGCTTCTGGTGGCCATGCTTCTGCATGGCGTAGACGTAGGCCTTGTTCAACAGCGCCTCGTTGACGTCAGGCTTGTAGCGCTGGACGCGCTCGACAAGCTCATACTGACGCATCATGGGCGGGATCTCTCGGTGCTGAAATGAATCATGCGCCGCACTGGTGTGCGGCGCATGTCATAGATAGCCACGAAACTGCCGATACGGAAGTGCCGGATGCTTGATCCAGGCAATTCCAAGAGCTTAGTAGTCGTCGCTCTTTTCCGGCGGCACCAAGCCTTCGATGCCGGCCAGAAGGTCTTCCTCGGTCATGCGGTCGAAAGCGATGTTGTCCTCGGCATCGTCGGCATCGGCCGTCGCGACGGCAGCACCGGTCTGGTCCGCGATCACCTCCCCGTCAGCTTCCGGCTCGTCGACCTCGACGTGCTTCTGCAGCGAGTGGATCAGGTCTTCCTTGAGATCGTCGGGCGACAGCGTCTCGTCGGCGATCTCGCGCAGCGCGATCACCGGGTTCTTGTCGTTATCGCGCGGCACGGTGATCTGCGCGCCCTGGCTGATCTGACGGGCGCGGTGGCCGGCCAGAAGCACGAGCTCGAAGCGGTTGTCGACCTTGTCGATGCAATCTTCAACGGTTACGCGGGCCATGAATTGCCCCTTTCATGCGATGGATTTGATGGAAAACAGGCGCGGTCCATAACCTGAACGCCGCTAAAATACAAGCTTCTTGGCAAGGTGGTGCGGCTTCAGGGGTTATCCAGGCTCAGTGCGGGAAAAGACCCGCGACGATGGCACCGCCGATCACAATTGCTTGCGAGGCACCGACACTGCTTGGATTGCCGCAAAACTGGCGCTATCTCGGATGATAAGGCCGTATGGTCCATCATGGGGCCGCGGGCATGGTCGCCGATGCATTTAGACGACCGCCCATTTTGAAAAAGGACATTTTTCCATGTTCGACCCTCGTGAGAAAATCGCTCTTTTCATCGACGGCGCAAATCTCTATGCCACCTCGCGGGCGCTCGGCTTCGACATCGACTACCGCAAGCTTCTGTCGAGCTTCCAGAAGCGCGGCTATCTGTTGCGTGCCTACTACTACACGGC
Coding sequences:
- a CDS encoding bifunctional (p)ppGpp synthetase/guanosine-3',5'-bis(diphosphate) 3'-pyrophosphohydrolase, with translation MMRQYELVERVQRYKPDVNEALLNKAYVYAMQKHGHQKRASGDPYFSHPLEVAAILTDMHMDEATIAVALLHDTIEDTTATRAEIDELFGPEMGKLVEGLTKLKKLDLVSKKAEQAENLRKLLLAISEDVRVLLVKLADRLHNMRTLDHVPEAKRLRIAEETMDIYAPLAGRMGMQGMREELEEIAFRYINPEAYRAVTARLAEIFERNKGVLTEIEKALSGLFEKHAIRASVKSRQKKPWSVFRKMEAKALSFEQLSDIFGFRVVVDTVEDCYRALGAIHTTWSMVPGRFKDYISTPKQNDYRSIHTTIVGPSRQRVELQIRTREMNKIAEYGVAAHSIYKDTGGKTNGAGHAISKETNAYAWLRRTIEQLAEGDNPEDFLENTKLELFQDQVFCFTPKGMLIALPRGATPIDFAYAVHTDVGDTCVGAKVNGRIMPLMTELKNGDEVEIIRSKAQVPPAAWESVVVTGKARAAIRRATKNAIRKQYSGLGARILERAFERAGKNFTKESLKPVLHRLARKDIDDVLASVGRGELASTDVMKAVFPDYKDERVTVGAPKQREEGWSKIRNAAGMLFQMPGRAARKDKDQPRDGAVPIRGVRGDLPVRFAPEGAVPGDRIVGIIQPGTGITIYPIQSPALQAFDDQPERWIDVRWDIDERTKERFPARISVTAINAPGSLADIAQVVASNDANIHTLSMVRTAPDFTEMLIDLEVWDLKHLNRLLSQLKDNSSVSDARRVNG
- the rpoZ gene encoding DNA-directed RNA polymerase subunit omega, which encodes MARVTVEDCIDKVDNRFELVLLAGHRARQISQGAQITVPRDNDKNPVIALREIADETLSPDDLKEDLIHSLQKHVEVDEPEADGEVIADQTGAAVATADADDAEDNIAFDRMTEEDLLAGIEGLVPPEKSDDY